The following are encoded together in the Populus trichocarpa isolate Nisqually-1 chromosome 5, P.trichocarpa_v4.1, whole genome shotgun sequence genome:
- the LOC7492148 gene encoding salicylic acid-binding protein 2 isoform X4, whose product MGEVNNQKKHFVLIHGSVAGAWIWYKVKPRLEEAGHRVTALDMAASGVNTQKIEEVRTFDQYNEPLMEFMAKLPENEKVVLVGHSLGGLNLAFAMEKFPEKVSLAVFLTAILPDTVHQPSYMLEKFAEIGPKGEEWQDTLFSFHGTPEEPHTCVHMGCEFMKCKPFHLSSAEDLALQMLLNRPGSMFVESLSKAKKFTDERYGSVPRVYIVCTEDLMMPASFQRWMIEQNGVKEVMEIPADHMPVFSTPTELCHSILELARKHA is encoded by the exons GTCAAGCCAAGGCTAGAGGAAGCTGGCCACCGTGTCACAGCTCTTGACATGGCTGCATCAGGGGTGAACAcacaaaaaattgaagaagTTCGCACTTTTGATCAGTATAATGAGCCCTTGATGGAGTTCATGGCCAAATTAcctgaaaatgaaaaggttgtATTGGTGGGGCACAGTTTAGGTGGCTTGAATCTGGCTTTTGCTATGGAGAAATTCCCAGAGAAGGTTTCTCTTGCTGTTTTTCTTACTGCAATCTTGCCTGATACGGTGCACCAGCCATCTTATATGTTAGAAAAG TTTGCTGAAATCGGTCCCAAGGGAGAAGAGTGGCAAGACACTCTGTTTTCATTCCATGGAACCCCTGAAGAACCGCATACATGTGTTCACATGGGATGCGAGTTTATGAAGTGCAAGCCCTTTCATCTTTCCTCCGCTGAG GATCTAGCTCTGCAGATGCTCTTAAATAGACCAGGATCGATGTTTGTGGAAAGCCTGTCCAAGGCAAAGAAGTTCACTGATGAGAGATATGGATCAGTGCCGCGAGTTTATATTGTTTGTACTGAGGATTTAATGATGCCTGCCTCATTTCAGCGCTGGATGATTGAGCAAAATGGGGTAAAGGAAGTGATGGAGATTCCTGCAGATCATATGCCAGTTTTTTCTACGCCTACAGAACTCTGCCATTCTATACTGGAGTTGGCACGCAAGCATGCTTAG